A single region of the Rhizobium sp. NLR16a genome encodes:
- a CDS encoding KpsF/GutQ family sugar-phosphate isomerase, with protein MNRRAIKLVENSVLESAKRTIETEKRGLEALERAFDNGLAGPFTRAVEIIGDISGRVIVTGVGKSGHIGTKLAATFASTGTPAFFVHAAEANHGDLGMIARDDVVLAISKGGESAELKSIISFTRRFSIPLIAITCSEASSLATAADIVLLVPNEQEACPNGLAPTTSTLMQLALGDALAVALLEARGFSATDFHVFHPGGKLGASLMHVADIMHTGEKLPLVTKGTPMPEAITVLSRKHFGCVGVLDRDGRLCGIVTEGDMARNLSRNLAELAVDDIMTKTPKTVKPTMLATAALALLNQHHIGALIVIDEDSRPIGLVHFHDLLRIGVA; from the coding sequence ATGAACAGAAGAGCGATCAAACTCGTTGAAAACAGCGTGCTCGAATCGGCAAAACGCACGATAGAGACCGAGAAACGCGGTCTTGAAGCGCTCGAACGGGCCTTTGACAACGGACTGGCCGGTCCTTTCACCCGCGCCGTCGAGATCATCGGCGACATCTCCGGCCGGGTCATCGTTACCGGCGTCGGCAAGAGCGGCCATATCGGTACCAAGCTCGCGGCGACATTCGCCTCGACCGGCACCCCAGCCTTTTTCGTGCATGCGGCCGAAGCCAATCATGGCGATCTCGGCATGATAGCGCGCGATGACGTCGTCTTGGCGATTTCCAAAGGCGGCGAGAGCGCCGAACTCAAGAGTATCATTTCCTTCACGCGGCGCTTCTCGATCCCCTTGATCGCGATTACTTGCAGCGAAGCTTCCTCGCTTGCGACGGCCGCCGACATCGTGCTTCTGGTGCCGAACGAACAGGAAGCCTGCCCCAATGGGCTGGCGCCGACGACCTCGACGCTGATGCAGCTTGCACTCGGCGATGCCTTGGCGGTCGCACTCCTGGAGGCGCGGGGCTTTAGCGCCACCGATTTCCACGTTTTTCATCCCGGCGGCAAGCTGGGTGCGAGCTTGATGCATGTCGCCGATATCATGCATACCGGCGAGAAGCTGCCGCTCGTTACCAAGGGCACGCCGATGCCGGAGGCGATCACCGTGCTGTCGCGCAAGCATTTCGGCTGCGTCGGCGTGCTCGACCGGGATGGGCGGCTCTGCGGCATCGTCACCGAAGGCGACATGGCTCGGAATCTGAGCCGCAACCTTGCCGAGCTTGCCGTCGACGACATCATGACGAAGACGCCGAAGACGGTGAAACCGACGATGCTTGCGACGGCCGCCCTGGCGCTGCTCAACCAGCACCACATCGGGGCCCTGATCGTCATCGACGAGGACAGCCGGCCGATCGGGCTGGTGCACTTCCATGACCTTCTGCGGATCGGCGTCGCCTGA
- a CDS encoding NfeD family protein, with product MLAKIIAELGPWNWWVAGLVLLAAEMIVPGFFLVWIGLAALIVGALSLLFWDSAFWVWELQAILFALLAVATTVAGRRLTLRNAETDEPFLNQRGASLVGRTATLQEPIREGRGRIRLDDTLWQVMGPDLPVGTQVKVISCHGRDLRVEPV from the coding sequence ATGCTGGCGAAGATCATCGCGGAACTCGGTCCATGGAACTGGTGGGTTGCAGGCCTCGTGCTGCTCGCCGCCGAAATGATCGTGCCCGGTTTCTTCCTGGTCTGGATCGGCCTCGCGGCCTTGATCGTCGGCGCACTGTCGCTGCTCTTCTGGGACAGCGCCTTCTGGGTCTGGGAACTGCAAGCGATCCTTTTTGCGCTTCTGGCCGTCGCCACGACCGTTGCCGGCCGCCGGCTGACGCTGCGCAACGCCGAGACCGACGAGCCCTTCCTCAATCAGCGCGGTGCGAGCCTCGTTGGCCGTACGGCGACGCTGCAGGAACCGATCCGCGAAGGCCGCGGCCGCATCCGCCTCGACGATACGCTATGGCAGGTAATGGGGCCTGATTTGCCTGTGGGAACACAGGTGAAGGTGATCTCGTGTCACGGCCGCGACCTGCGGGTCGAACCGGTCTGA